In Microplitis mediator isolate UGA2020A chromosome 9, iyMicMedi2.1, whole genome shotgun sequence, the DNA window TACAATAAATAACGTGATTTAACCCAGCATCTGGATACGCAACAATCGTTCCAATGTGAGCCAAAAATCCGAGTATTGCTCCAAAGCCTATTCTCCcacttgaattaaattaacaatataaatttacattctccttttttattatcatcataaatcattaattcaataaatatatatatatatatatatatatatatatatatatatatatatatatatatatatatctgttgTCAATGATTCGCGATTTTCTACTCAAAATTTggataacaaaattttttcaaaagatcaaattatctgttttcaaataaatttttcattacaataaattttgttcTCCATAATCAGATTTACAAGAAATCGatttctaaaaaatcgttttgaaaaattatgatatatttatatttatgtatatataaaattaatataattaataaaagtcaaatttaatgctactgtataattgaatataaaatataaaatacataatatttaactaaataaatatgaagctgataaaaaataatagccaCGTGATATATTGATACGTTAAAGTCAAGGAATAATAGATGACCTTAGActtagtaattataatttatcaactatGCTCATTTCCCCTCGTTAACGCGAGGCtctttattacttattatcaaccaaggaaatttttaatatattttagaaagtttatttatttatttatttaaataatataaattttaatgatttattaaaaataaatcaaaatatatatgaaataactTACGCATTAATTCGAGGCTGATTACCAATacgaataattatttcaatagaaACAAACGCCTGGAGAATTAGAAGGACGCATGTCGATATTAGAAGTGCAAGGACTTcatatttttgttcaaaagtcaatgatatttttgaattatcattattatcattattactattattattatgagtgttgttgttgttgttgttgttattgttggtTGCATTGGAATTCAcattaacaaatttaataaccGCCGAGTCTACAAAACAACTAGAACCCGAACGATAATTATTCTCATTCTTAGGATAACTAGAGGTCAATAAACTATTGCGTGATATGCATATCGATATAAAACAGACAACTAGTACAAATATATTGAAGATTATTGTATTGACATACGCATTCaatgctgaaaaaaattataatttttaaataaaccattaatagtttaaaaaaaaagtttattatgtTACTAGTAgtagaaaatacaaaaaagtACTGCATTGACTTGTGAAATCAATGCAGATACAAAGTATAGCTACTTCGGTAATtagttatcaattttttttaatttttgaatctatTTACTGCTggttaaaaacaataaacacTGTATTGACACTCGTAGTCAATGCTGTGTAGATTGCGACTATTGAATTGACTAATAgtcggtttgaaaaaaaattaattactttattactactattagaaaaataataaaaagcacTGCATTGATGTACAAAATCAATGCACATAAATTACGCCAATTTCTGCAATTAATaagcgatttaaaaaatttttttttaatactttggctacagataatttttaaattaattcgcAATCCACCGTCTGAGTTAACTTGAATATTTTGTGTAGAAAaatgtggaaaaaaatggGACActactttttaacaaaaaggCAAAGTGTTCTTATAAATGTTCAACTCCAGCctctagaaaaaaaacatggGTCATTCGATCACTCCAAATTGTCCgactattcaaaattttgaccaaaaagatgaactattttttgttttaatgaatttttcagaaattaaattttttttttgttgtaattCTAAAATAGTCGCATTACTCGATGACTAACTTACCCCATACTTTTTTCTAAAGCCTTccctataaatataaataaaaaaattgattctaTACTTAACCTCCTTGATTATTCATgagcaaaaatttattatcataatcccgtagtttaaataattagttttaataaCAAACATTAAATATTCCGAACCTCTGAAGTTCTAGACTACCCGAaagttaatttgaaaaatgataaatagtattacttataattataataaaagttaatatcAGACCAATgaaagtaataaaagtaaaatgttGGTACTAaagattataaattaacaataaggATAATGCAGTAAAAGATAATTAGATGTCAGTAACTTTTAAGGTAAAGGACAGCTCGTTAGCTAGATGAGATAAGCTTCCGGGGATTTACTGATATGAGCCAACTTTCATATAATAATGTACACATAGTAATagttacacatatatattagtatCACATGTATGAGAAATACTGGAGTAAAGATGGAGACTGACCTACACTGTTGGTCGACGTTACCCAGCTACTGAGATAGTAGATAATTATAATGTTGTAAGTAATTAAGCACAGGATCCACTTGGATTCGCGATCCTCgaggattttataaattattttaaacccAAGTCTTCTTGTTATCTCAATTTTATCATCTACAATTCATTTATcgtcatattaattttaaaacagcGGGAAAATTACCCGAATCGAAATTTGAATCGTAGATTGAACGTACTGTtgaaaacgtaaattcaacTTTTGAAGACGTAAATTGCCGAAAAAACGTATTTAGACGTAGTTGAGGTacgaaaatgtaaataattgttatattcTTCAggaacagaataaaaaaaaataattgcaataaaaatttatttaatagtaattttaatttaatcagaaatcatttttaaaaaattttctataattaaaattgagttttaattttagattagtttaattaataaataaatatataaaccacattcgatttgacttaatttttaaattaaaattaagtcaaatatAGAACTAGATTTCGAATCGATAACCAGTTgtttttttaagacaaaataagtcaaatttaaggcaatgaaataatttaagccaaaaaaagttaaattaaaggaaactaaacaatttaagtcaaaaaaagtctaatctaaggcaaaaaagtcaaaaaaagtttaaaaagttaaaatgtgGAATACAGTTGTCGGCATATCGACGACTTCAAAGGAAATTAAGTTaaatcaagtcaaatttaagattttttttttgactcgggcgtattcaggtttttttTCACAGTTTGTGTAtatcgtaaataaatataatgtgtTACACATACATGTATGAAATCATGGGAAATTCCCAGTTCAAATTTGACATCATCGTCAATTGCAAGAATTTGATGTAAACTTACTgtgaaattaatcaaaatcaCTGAAggttaaatttttgaagtgaTTGTATGGCCATCAGGGATTggactgataaaaataattttagaaattttatcctGGAGAGATTTTGCCGTGGGGAAATTTTGTCCAGAGAGATTAAGTCGTGTTACCGGTTGctagacgtttttttttggcaATAAAACCTTTccaaaatagttaatttttttttttatggcaaGTTTTGAAAAGTTATATCTACGATTACACTAgtcttatttacgtttttgcggtaatttacgtttttaaaaattgaattcacATTTTTAACGTCTAGTTCGTTCAACCTACGATTTAAATTCCGACTAATACTTaactaattcaaaatttttatttaatttcaaaattattaccgTGATCAATGACAATCGAATAGTCtcgtccattttttttttcagtgaataCCATTATCGCCcattttttcggtttttttatttcgattttctatttttttcagtagaCTATTAACCAACAAcgcattatttaaatatctattaACTTATGACtgatattatttttccttACTGCGAAAATGCGGACTGGTGATAACAGTTTTCAAAAGATAACTAaacctgtaatttatttttaattgtttcgaCCGACTACTTATCGTTCTTTATTCATTTTcacaagaaattaaaaaaaatcaattttttaaataattcaaattcatcataaattcaaaaattcaaaaatttaaattaaacccgccaaattttatatcatcaATTCCGAAAAATCCAGGACTCGGATCatagcgaaaatttttttctcacaatTTTTGATATTCTGCCGACCGGAAGTCATTTTCTCTCAATAATTTTCTACAccctaagaaaaaaaataaaaataattccgcggcttcattcaaaataaaaaaataagcaatGACTCGAATAATAGTAGCGTCCAAACGCAGGCATGATCAGCATAACCTAAAGTTCGTGCACCGACCGCCATCTTGTAATGAAAATCCCAACTACGTAGCCAATGAGCCCATCAAAATGTCGAGCAAACAGGAACTGcctaccaaaaaaaaaacgtcattTTTCCAGCAGTGCCATCATTCGTCACTCGACAACTTCCTGCTTAATTCTCCATTCGTCAACTGTCTCTCCTCGGACTTGGATCAAACATTCCACAGATAAACGTCCAATAAAAGTCGAGCAAGAAGTCTCTTTGGCAGCTGAAAATGGTAAGCATCCATTTGATAATTtcccaaaatatttaaataaatactagaataattttaaaaaatggagaaGCCAAAAACTGAACCTCAGTACGACCATCTTACATCACCGAGTCCGATCATTGATTAAACAGTTCATTAAAATGACCTTAACTTGACCTTGACTTGTGACTTTGACCCATTTGCTGGCTTACGTCCAACGAATTTCCATCTAATTATATCTAACGAACCTGACACGCTAAAGAAAATGAATCTAGTGGTCGACCTGACCAACGTGACCCGCAAAATCTCTGATTTTTATTGAACATCAACAGGCGGAACCGATAAACGTCGTAGTAACCGGAGCTGCGGGTCAAATTGCCTACTCGCTACTGTACCAATTAGCAGCGGGATCAGTATTTGGTCCGGATCAGCCAATAAATTTACGTCTGCTGGACATTAAGCCAATGATGGATGTCCTGCAGGGCGTCGTTATGGAACTCGAAGATCTGGCGCTTCCTCTTTTGCGAGGTAGAAATTTTCCAATAGATTTGTAGCAATGAAACCTCGGCCTTTGGTTTTACTGATAATTGTTCCAGATGTCCTACCGACCGCTGATGCTGGGGCGGCATTCAAAGATGCCGCGGCAGCATTTCTGGTCGGGGCGATGCCACGGAAACAGGGAATGGAACGCAAAGATCTTCTGGCAGCGAatgtcaaaatattcaaagaccAGGGCGAGGCTCTGGACAAGTTCGCGCGCAAGGACATCAAGGTCCTGGTGGTCGGTAACCCGGCAAATACCAATGCCTTGATCTGTTCCCACTACGCCCCGAGTATTCCCAAGGAAAACTTCACTGCTATGACCCGATTGGACCAGAATCGAGCACAGGCAGCTCTGGCTTCACGTCTTGGTGTCCAGGTCAGTTAAATTAGAGCTCAAGGTCTTCGTCTTGGACGAATTATCGAaccgttaattaaattatgatgTGAACTAGGTCGACAAGGTCAAGAACGTCATCATCTGGGGCAACCACAGCTCGACTCAGTACCCGGATGCTGCGCACGCTGTCGCTGAATTGCCAGGAAAGGGGTCAGTGAGTGTCAGCGCTGCGGTTAATGACAGCGGGTGGCTCAATGGGGAATTCCTGGAGACGATCCAGAAACGCGGGGCCGCGGTGATCGCCGCGCGTAAAATGTCATCAGCGATGTCTGCTGCCAAGGCCG includes these proteins:
- the LOC130674714 gene encoding malate dehydrogenase, cytoplasmic, encoding MAEPINVVVTGAAGQIAYSLLYQLAAGSVFGPDQPINLRLLDIKPMMDVLQGVVMELEDLALPLLRDVLPTADAGAAFKDAAAAFLVGAMPRKQGMERKDLLAANVKIFKDQGEALDKFARKDIKVLVVGNPANTNALICSHYAPSIPKENFTAMTRLDQNRAQAALASRLGVQVDKVKNVIIWGNHSSTQYPDAAHAVAELPGKGSVSVSAAVNDSGWLNGEFLETIQKRGAAVIAARKMSSAMSAAKAAGDHMRDWWFGTKPGQWVSMGVVSDGSYGIPKDIVFSFPVNVKGKKFEIVQGLEISEFARSKLDITSKELEEERAEAHQVLMP